One region of Pogona vitticeps strain Pit_001003342236 chromosome 1, PviZW2.1, whole genome shotgun sequence genomic DNA includes:
- the MOB2 gene encoding MOB kinase activator 2 isoform X2: protein MKLKRNGSYTLNRKSKGKPNGKKPAPEEKKLYLEPEYTKSRITDFEFKELVMLPREIDLNEWLASNTTTFFHHINLQYSTISEFCTGESCQTMAVCNTQYYWYDERGKKIKCTAPQYVDFVMSSVQKLVTDEDVFPTKYGKEFPNSFESLVKKICKYLFHVLAHIYSSHFKETLALELHGHLNTLYIHFILFIREFNLVDPKETTVMDDLTEILCSSSASSSSNGSGSGGSSSGSNTGAQNHVKER, encoded by the exons GAAATCGAAAGGAAAACCAAATGGTAAAAAGCCTGCACCAGAAGAAAAGAAACTCTACCTGGAGCCAGAATATACAAAATCCAGGATTACtgactttgaattcaaagagttAGTCATGTTACCACGAGAAATCGACCTTAATGAGTGGCTAGCTAGCAACA caaCAACCTTTTTCCATCATATCAATTTACAGTATAGTACAATCTCTGAATTTTGTACGGGAGAGTCATGTCAGACCATGGCAGTGTGCAATAC GCAATACTACTGGTATGATGAGCGGGGAAAGAAGATTAAATGTACTGCTCCTCAGTATGTTGATTTTGTCATGAGTTCGGTGCAGAAGCTAGTGACAGATGAGGATGTCTTTCCTACAAAATACG GCAAGGAATTCCCCAACTCCTTTGAGTCCCTAGTGAAGAAGATTTGCAAGTATCTGTTCCATGTGCTGGCCCACATCTATTCCTCACACTTTAAGGAAACGTTGGCACTGGAACTGCATGGACATTTGAACACACTCTACATACACTTCATTCTATTCATCAGGGAGTTCAATCTGGTGGACCCTAAAGAAACCACCGTCATGGACGACCTCACAGAAATCCTCTGTAGCAGCAGTGCAAGCAGCAGCAGTAATGGGagcggcagtggcggcagcagcagtggcagtaaCACAGGAGCACAGAACCACGTGAAGGAGAGATGA
- the MOB2 gene encoding MOB kinase activator 2 isoform X4, with translation MLPREIDLNEWLASNTTTFFHHINLQYSTISEFCTGESCQTMAVCNTQYYWYDERGKKIKCTAPQYVDFVMSSVQKLVTDEDVFPTKYGKEFPNSFESLVKKICKYLFHVLAHIYSSHFKETLALELHGHLNTLYIHFILFIREFNLVDPKETTVMDDLTEILCSSSASSSSNGSGSGGSSSGSNTGAQNHVKER, from the exons ATGTTACCACGAGAAATCGACCTTAATGAGTGGCTAGCTAGCAACA caaCAACCTTTTTCCATCATATCAATTTACAGTATAGTACAATCTCTGAATTTTGTACGGGAGAGTCATGTCAGACCATGGCAGTGTGCAATAC GCAATACTACTGGTATGATGAGCGGGGAAAGAAGATTAAATGTACTGCTCCTCAGTATGTTGATTTTGTCATGAGTTCGGTGCAGAAGCTAGTGACAGATGAGGATGTCTTTCCTACAAAATACG GCAAGGAATTCCCCAACTCCTTTGAGTCCCTAGTGAAGAAGATTTGCAAGTATCTGTTCCATGTGCTGGCCCACATCTATTCCTCACACTTTAAGGAAACGTTGGCACTGGAACTGCATGGACATTTGAACACACTCTACATACACTTCATTCTATTCATCAGGGAGTTCAATCTGGTGGACCCTAAAGAAACCACCGTCATGGACGACCTCACAGAAATCCTCTGTAGCAGCAGTGCAAGCAGCAGCAGTAATGGGagcggcagtggcggcagcagcagtggcagtaaCACAGGAGCACAGAACCACGTGAAGGAGAGATGA
- the MOB2 gene encoding MOB kinase activator 2 isoform X3, which yields MDWLMGKSKGKPNGKKPAPEEKKLYLEPEYTKSRITDFEFKELVMLPREIDLNEWLASNTTTFFHHINLQYSTISEFCTGESCQTMAVCNTQYYWYDERGKKIKCTAPQYVDFVMSSVQKLVTDEDVFPTKYGKEFPNSFESLVKKICKYLFHVLAHIYSSHFKETLALELHGHLNTLYIHFILFIREFNLVDPKETTVMDDLTEILCSSSASSSSNGSGSGGSSSGSNTGAQNHVKER from the exons GAAATCGAAAGGAAAACCAAATGGTAAAAAGCCTGCACCAGAAGAAAAGAAACTCTACCTGGAGCCAGAATATACAAAATCCAGGATTACtgactttgaattcaaagagttAGTCATGTTACCACGAGAAATCGACCTTAATGAGTGGCTAGCTAGCAACA caaCAACCTTTTTCCATCATATCAATTTACAGTATAGTACAATCTCTGAATTTTGTACGGGAGAGTCATGTCAGACCATGGCAGTGTGCAATAC GCAATACTACTGGTATGATGAGCGGGGAAAGAAGATTAAATGTACTGCTCCTCAGTATGTTGATTTTGTCATGAGTTCGGTGCAGAAGCTAGTGACAGATGAGGATGTCTTTCCTACAAAATACG GCAAGGAATTCCCCAACTCCTTTGAGTCCCTAGTGAAGAAGATTTGCAAGTATCTGTTCCATGTGCTGGCCCACATCTATTCCTCACACTTTAAGGAAACGTTGGCACTGGAACTGCATGGACATTTGAACACACTCTACATACACTTCATTCTATTCATCAGGGAGTTCAATCTGGTGGACCCTAAAGAAACCACCGTCATGGACGACCTCACAGAAATCCTCTGTAGCAGCAGTGCAAGCAGCAGCAGTAATGGGagcggcagtggcggcagcagcagtggcagtaaCACAGGAGCACAGAACCACGTGAAGGAGAGATGA